In the genome of Hydrogenophaga sp. PBL-H3, the window TGGCCGAGCACCCCGTCATCACCTACGACCAGGGTTACACCGGGCGTTCGCACATCGACGACGCGTTCGAGAAAGAAGGCCTGCGCCCGAACGTGGTGATCACCGCGATGGACGCCGACGTGATCAAGACCTATGTGGAACTCGGCATGGGCGTGGGCATCGTGGCTTCCATCGCGGTGGACGCCGACCGGGACCGCCACCTGCGCGCGCTCGATGCGCGCCACCTGTTCGAGATCAATGTGACGCGCCTGGCCGTGCGGCGCGGCACCTGGCTGCGCGGCTACGCCTACAGCTTCATCGAGAACTTCGCGCCCAGCCTGAGCAGGCAAGTGGTGGAAGAGGCCTTGAACGACGAGATCATGACGGTGTGAACCCCTGGGGCATGCCCCGCAAGGTAGGCGATGATTGACATACAAGTCAATTCGCCTAAGATTGACTTGAATGTCAATTGCCGCCCAACTTCTCGACCAGGTTCTGGCCTCCGCGCTGCAGGCGGGGATGGACCAGGCGCACCTGGCGCGCGCTGCGGGCCTGGCACCGGAAACCGTCTCCCGCGCCAAAAAGCGGGGCACGATGGACCTGGCCTCCATCGCTGCCCTGGCCCGGGTGGCGGGCCTGCAGCTCGGCCTGGCGCCCGTGGCGACACCACGCCAGGCGATGGTGAAGCAGGCCACCCAACCGACCCGATCGCCGCTGGCGGACCCCAAGTGGGGACTGGCATGGTCCAACCCTGATCTCGACGACATGACCCTGATCCGCAACGCGCTGGCCAAAGGTGGCTTCATGCTGCTGCTCGAAGCCGTCAAGGCGCATGGGCTCGAAGCGGTGCTGGCCCAGTGGGGCCAGGTCAAGCCCGGGTTGAAACCCAACGCCCAGGCCGAGGTGGAGCGGCAGTTGCGCAACATCCAGGAAGGGGTTTCCCATGCTCAGGCCTGACACCCTGCGGCTCTGGAACCACCTTCAAGCGGAGCCCGCGCTCAAGGGCTTTGTGCTGGTGGGCGGCACGGCACTGTCCATGCATCTGCACCACCGGCTCAGCGAAGACCTCGACTTCATGTACCTTGGCAAGAAGCTGCCGAGGGCTCAGATCGAAGCGCTCAAGCGCCGCGCGCTCGACGCGGGTTTCGACTTCATGGCCAACGATGCACTGGCCGGCGTGGAAGAATTCATCAACGCCGGCCTGGACTTCAACGACTACCAGCAGGACTACATGGTCAATGGCACGGTGAAGGTCAGCTTTGTTGCGCCGGAGCCCGAGAACGCCCGGCAACTGGAACCCATGGAAGCCCCCGGCCCGCGCGTTGCGCGCCTGTCGGAGATCTTTCGCCTCAAGTGCATCGTCTCAGCCGACCGCTCCAAAACACGCGACTGGTTTGACCTCTACCTGCTGCTGAAGCAACAACGCTTCGAGCCCATCGAATTCATGCGGGCCTTCGAGAGGGCCGGTGCACCTGCCAAGTACGACATTGCGATGATGCGGCTGTGCTCCGGCAAACCAGGCGTCAACGACGAGGGCTACCAGACCCTCTTGGAGAATCCCCCCACGTTGCAGGAGATGCAACGCTTCTTCATCGAACTCCGCGATCGCATCGAGCAAGATGTGGCTCGCCAAGCCATGGCGACCGCAAGAGACTTGCAATAGCCCTTTACCCCAACCTTCAAGGAACCCGACATGCCCAAAGCCTACTGGATGGCCACCTACCGATCCATCAGCGACCCCGCCGCTCTCGCGGCCTACGCGGCACTTGCCGGACCCGCTATTCAGGCAGCGGGCGGGCGGTTTCTGGCACGCGGCATGCCCGCCCAGGTGTATGAAGCCGCCGTCAACCAGCGCGCCGTGCTGATCGAGTTCGACAGCGTGGCGCAGGCCACCGGCGCCCACGACAGCGCCGCCTACCAAGAGGCGCTGAAAGCGCTGGGCCAGGGCGCCGAGCGGGACATCCGCATCATCGAGGCAGTGGCTTAAACGCTGGCGCGGCGCTTCAGCTTGTTTCGACAAGGTCGCGCCCACCAGAAGGTCACGCCCGGGAAAACGTCCTTTCCATCTCAAGGCGGAATTTGACCGCCGTGGAAGCGGCATCAAACGCCACGTCATTCCAGCTCACGGCTTGCCCGGCCCTGACTGGTTTGAGCAGCTTCACCCCGTGGGCCAGACCCAATGGCAGGCCTCCCAGGGCCAGGGATTCCTGTGCGGGCAGCAGCTTGCCGAACACGGTGTAGCCGCCTTCGCCATCGAGCATTTCACCCGCCTGCAAATCGCGCTTGGCCGTGGCCACCACATCGCCGTGCCAGCACACGGGTGCGCCCGTTGATTCACCACGCAAGCCGATTGAAGCCACCGTGATGCCCAGCTCAAGACCAATCAGGTGAAAAGGCTTGTACATGCTCGAGTACTGCCCACTGGGGTCGGTGATCAAACCGTATTCCTTGAAACAACGTGCGACGTAATCGCTGTCCGCCGCGAAGGTCACGTACACGCCCCAGCGCAGGTCGCGAAACACCGGACGGGTGTCGCGCTCCACGCTGGAGATCACCTCCACCTGGCCGCGCTGGTCGAGAATGCCACCGTGCTCTCTGGGCTTGAGGATGCGCGCCAGATCGTCCACCCCGACGGCTGGAAACTTCAGGCCGCTGGGAGCGCTCAGGCCGGTGGCGTTGGCCACAGCGGCCATTTCAATCGCGCTCTTGGTGCCATCCAGAAAGCTGTTGAACATCTGGGCATTCATGCCGCCCTTGGCCGCGTCTTCAGCGGTCAGCCCGTAGTGGTTCCACACCGTGTCGGGTGTGCTCTCGTGGTAGGACGGCAGGTACTTGGTGCCTTTGCCGGCGGCCACCACCGAAAATCCGGCAGCCCGCGCCCAATCCACCATTTCGCAAATCAATGCAGGCTGATCACCGTAGGCCAGTGAATACACAATGCCCGCTTCATCGGCCTTGCGTTTCAACAGCGGGCCCGCCAGCGCATCGGCTTCCACGTTCACCATCACGATGTGTTTTCTGAATTCGCAGCAGGCCAGCACATGGGCAATGCCCACGGCCGGGTTGCCGGTGGAATCGATGATGATGTCCACGAAGGGCGACTCGATCAGCGACATGTTGTCGTCGATGACGGCGGTGTTGCCCAACCTGGCTGCTTGCTCCAGCGAAGTGGCGCTGTAGGCCTCTTCCTTCCATCCCACGTTCTGGAGTGCGGCCTTGGCTCGCGTGGGCGACAGATCCGCAATGCCCACCAGGTGGATGCCGGGAGTGCGTGGCACCTGCGAGAGGTACATGGAGCCGAATTTGCCGGCACCGATCATGCCCACGCGCAGTGGTTTGCCTTCAGCGGCACGCTGCTGCAGTTTGGAGAACAAATTCATAAAAGCCTCGTCAGGTGGGTGCGGGTTGGGTCGCCAGAATACTGCAGCGAACGGATACCGGTGATGCAACGAACGGCCAGTTGCAGATGGGGGCGTGCGGAGCCGACCCGGATCAGGTGCTCCTTGCGTCAGATGCGGCCTGATCAACGAGGAACCCGAGCAATCGCTCGGCCGCAGGGGTGAGGTCGCCCTGGCGGCGATAGCAAATGGCGAACTCGCGGTGCGCCCAGTCGTTGAGCAGCGGGATGATGCGCACGTGCCCCGCCGAGACATAGATGTCGCTGACCTCACGCGGCACGACGCTGATGCCCAGGCCCGCGGCCACCACGCGCTCAACGGCTGCGCGCTCTCGGGGCGCCGTCCCGAGCGGGCCGGCCCCCTGCTGGAACTCACGGCGGGAGGCATGAAATCGATCGACAACGCCCCCGCTGCGCCGAGGGCGTGTGGGTGGCCGACTCGACCGAGGTGGTGGGCGCTGGCGCCCTGGTGACCGAAGGCAAGGTGTCTCCCGATGGCAACCTCATCGTGGGAAGCCTGGCCATTGCGCCAGCCTGACGACCCGCACGACAGTCCATATCCGTTTTCCGCATATCACTCCTCGGTATTGATCGTTCCTGGATCGTGGCCCGCTGCCTAGCATCGGCGGACCATGATCCTTGTAGAACTTCCCCCGGTCCGGCAGGACTTTGACATCCGACCCTTGAGCGACGCACTCGGCGCCGAGGTGCTCGGCCTCGACCTCACCGAGCCGCTGTCGGCCGACGACTTCGCGCGCCTGCACCGCGCCCACCTGGAGCACCATGTGCTGGTGTTCCGCGACCAGCGCATCACGCCCGCGCAGCAGGTGGCCTTCAGCGCGCGCTGGGGTCCGCTGCAGCGCCATGTGTTGCACCAGTTCGCGCTGCCCGCGCAGCCCGAGGTGCTGATCGTCAGCAACATCGTGGAAAGCGGCCAGCCCATCGGCCTGGGCGACGCGGGGGTGTTCTGGCATTCGGATCTCTCGTACAAGGACAAGCCCAGCCTGGGCTCGTTCCTGCACGCGCAGGAGCTGCCGGCCGAAGGTGGCGACACGCTGTTTGCCAACCAGCACCTGGCCTGGGACGAGCTGCCCACCGAGCTGGCGCGCGCGGTGCAGGGCCGGCGCGCCGAGCACAGCTACCTCAAGGTGTATGGCGAGCTGCAACGCCGCAGCCCGTGGCGGCCCGACCTCTCGCCCGCGCAGGTCGCCGCCGTGCCGCCGGTGAGCCAGCCCATCGTGCGCACGCATCCGGAAACCGGCCGCCAGGCGCTGTTCGTCAGCGAGCACTTCACCACCCGCGTGGTCGGCCTGCCCGACGACGAGGGCGAGGCCTTGCTGCAGGCGCTGTACGCGCACAGCACGCAGGACCGCTACGTCTACCGCCACCGCTGGCTGCCCGGCGACATGGTGTTCTGGGACAACCGCTCGGTGCTGCACCTGGCCGCTGGGTGTCCACCCGATCAACGCCGTCGCCTGTACCGCACCACCATCGAAGGCGATGCACCGGTGTGAGAACGCCTCCGCCGAACACCCTTACCCCATTCAAAAAGTCCCACATGAAAAAACGCACTTTCGTCAACAGTCTGCTCGCCGTCGCGCTGACCGCGTCCACCTCGTTCGCGGCCCATGCCGAAGGCCAGATCCGCATCGCCCAGCAGTTCGGCGTGGTCTACCTGCTGCTCAACGTGGCCGAAGACCAGAAGCTGATCGAGAAACACGGCAAGGCCGCCGGGGTGGACGTGAAGGTGGAGTTCGTGCGGCTCTCGGGCGGCAGCGCGGTGAACGACGCCCTGCTCTCGGGCCAGATCGACATCGCCGGCGCCGGCGTGGGCCCGCTGCTCACCATCTGGGACCGCACCAAGGACAAGCAGAACGTGCGCGGCGTGGCCTCGCTGGGCAACTTCCCCTACTACCTCGTCACCAACAACCCGGCGGTGAAGACCATTGCCGACTTCAGCGACAAGGACCGCATCGCGTTGCCCGCCGTGGGCGTGTCGGTGCAGTCGCGTGTGCTGCAGCTGGCTTCGGCTCAGCGCTGGGGCCAGGACCAGTACAACAAGCTCGACAAGCTGCAGGTCGCCGTGCCGCACCCGGACGCGACCGCCGCCATCATCAAGGGCGGCACCGAGATCAGCGCGCACTTCGGCAACCCGCCGTTCCAGAACCAGGCGCTGGCCGGCAATGCGAACGCGCGCATCGTGCTCAACAGCTACGACGTGCTGGGCGGGCCGTCGTCGGCCACGGTGCTCTACGCGACGGAAAAATTCCGCGCCGAGAACCCCAAGACCTACCGTGCCTTCACCTCGGCGCTGCAGGAAGCCGCGGAGTACATCACCAAAAACCCCGAGGGCGCAGCCGACATCTACCTGCGCACCGGCCAGGGCAGCATCGACCGCAAGCTGCTGCTGTCCATCATCAAAGACCCGGCCGTGCAGTTCAAGCTGGAGCCACAGAACACCTTCAAGCTCGCGACCTTCATGCACAGCATCGGCGCGATCAAGAACAAGCCCACCTCGGCGAGGGACTACTTCTTCGACGACGGCCACAGCGCCGCGGCGAATTGAACATGGCACCGGCCGAAGGCATGCTGCGTGCCTACCTGGGCACACCGGGTCAGGAGTTGCTGAGAGCGTACACGGCGGCACCAGTCGCGGCACGGGCAACGCAAGTCGGTGCAACGGCGCCTTTGCTCGACTTCGACCATGTCTCGCTGGAGTACGCCACCGGCCAGCAGGTGGTGCGCGCCACGCACCGCGTGAGCCTGTCGGTGCACGAGGGTGAGCGCTATGTGCTGCTCGGTCCCTCGGGTTGCGGCAAGAGCACGCTGCTGAAGGCGGCGGCGGGTTTCATCCCGCCGCGCGAAGGCAGCATCCGGCTGGATGGCCAGACCATCGAAGGCCCGGGGCCGGACCGCATCGTCGTGTTCCAGGAGTTCGACCAGTTGCCGCCGTGGAAAACGGTGCTGGCCAATGTGATGTTTCCCCTGCTCGCCACCCGGCGCCTGGGCAAGGCCGATGCGCTGGAGCGGGCTCACGCGGTGCTCAAGCAGGTGGGCCTGGCCGAGTTCGCCCGGTCGTACCCGCACCAGCTTTCGGGCGGCATGAAGCAGCGCGTGGCGATCGCCCGGGCGCTCGCCATGCAGCCGCGCGTGCTGCTGATGGACGAGCCCTTCGCCTCGCTGGACGCGCTCACGCGCCGGCGCATGCAGGAGGAGCTGCTCGCGCTGTGGGACGAAGTGCGCTTCACGCTGCTCTTCGTCACGCACTCGATCGAAGAAGCGCTGGTGGTGGGCAGCCGCATCGGCGTGCTCACGCCGCGCCCGGGCCGGCTGCGCGCCGAGATCCAGGCGCACCAGTTCGGCCTGGCCAGCAGCGGCGGGCCAGACTTTCAGGCCGCCACCCAGCGCATCCACGGCCTGCTGTTCGGAGAAACACCCCGATGAGTTTTGCAAGGGCTCTGCCCCCGATCCGGCCCGAGGCCGAACACACCCTGCCCGAGTTGGTGGACACACCCATCGAGCGCCCCCTGCCCTGGCCACAACGCGTGTGGCAACAAGCGTGGCTGCGCAAGGCGGTGATCCTGCTGGCCCTCGCCCTGTTGTGGGAGCTGATCGCCCGCTGGCAAGACAACGACCTGCTGCTGCCCACCTTCGCGCAGACCGCGCTCGCCTTCGTGGACGGCATCGCCGGAGGCGAGTTGCTGCTGCGCGCCCGCGCCTCGCTGGTGCTGCTGCTGCAGGGTTACCTGCTCGGCATCCTGGCGGCCTTCGTGCTCACCACGCTGGCCGTGTCCACCCAGATCGGACGCGACCTGCTGGCCACGCTCACGTCCATGTTCAACCCGCTGCCCGCCATCGCGCTGCTGCCGCTGGCGCTGCTGTGGTTCGGCCTGGGGCAAGGCAGCCTGGTCTTCGTGCTGGTGCATTCGGTGCTGTGGCCGCTGGCCCTGGCCACGTTTGCGGGTTTCCAGGCGGTGCCCGAGACGCTGCGCATGGCCGGGCGCAACTACGGCCTGCGCGGCATCCGCTATGTGCTGCTGATCCTGGTGCCTTCGGCGCTGCCGGCCATCATCTCGGGCCTGAAGATCGGCTGGGCCTTTGCCTGGCGCACCCTCATTGCTGCCGAGCTGGTGTTCGGCGTGTCCTCCGGCAAGGGCGGCCTGGGCTGGTACATCTTTCAGAACCGCAACGAGCTCTACACCGACAAGGTGTTCGCCGGCCTGGTCATGGTCATCCTCATCGGCCTGCTGGTGGAAACCGTGGTGTTCCAGACGCTGGAGAAACTCACCGTGCGCCGCTGGGGCACGGTGCGATGAAGCCAGTGACCTCGGCATCGCCCGCCCCGCGCCGCATCACCATCGTGGGCGGCGGCTTCTCCGGCGTGAGCGCCGCCGTGCAGCTGGTGCGCCACAGCCCGGTGCCACTGGCCATCACCCTCATCGAATCGCGCGACCGGGTGGGCCCCGGCCTGGCCTACGCCACGCACGACCCCGACCACCGGCTCAACGGTCCCACCTGGGTGCACGCGGTCGACCCCGTGGACGGCGAGCACTTCACGCGCTGGTGCGAAGCGCGTGGTGTCTTCAGTGCCGACCCGCAAGCCGTGCAGGCCAACGGCACGGCCTTCGTGCGCCGCGCCGTGCTCGGCGCGTATCTGGAAGATATGGTGCACCGCCATGCCAGCTGGCCGGCCACGGGCTCCACCATCCGCACGCTGCAAGACCGCGCCGTGCACGCCTGGCAGGCCGACGGCGAGGTGACCACCACCACCGAGCGCGGCCAGACCCTGCCGGCAGACCTGCTGCTGCTGGCCACCGGCAATGCCGAACCCCGCCTGCAAGCCCCGCTGAACCCGGCGCTGGCCCAACACCCCGGCGTGATCGAAAACCCGCTGATCACCGCGCGGCTGCTGGGCATCGCGCGCGATGCGCGCGTGCTCATCATCGGCAGCGGCCTGACCTCGCTGGACGTGGTCTCCACCCTGCAGCGGCAAGGCCACACCGGCGGCGTCACCGTGGTCTCGCGCCGGGGTCTGCGCCCTCGCCCGCAACCCCTGGCCAGCGGCCCGGTGGTGCACCCGCAAGGCCGCCAGAACCTGGACCGCCTGCTCGGCCCCGCGCCCGCTTTCCTCACGCAGGTGAAGCCCGAGCTGCGCACCTGGATCAAGGCCGTGCGCGCGCGCATTCGCGAGAGTGTGGCGAACGGCGAGGGCTGGAACGTTCCGTTCGACGAACTGCGCGATGCCGTGTGGCAACTCTGGCCCACCCTGCCCGCCGCGCAGCAGCGCCGTTTCCTGCGCAGCGTGCGCACCTGGTACGACGTGCACCGCTTCCGCTCGCCACCGCAAACGGAGGC includes:
- a CDS encoding helix-turn-helix domain-containing protein → MSIAAQLLDQVLASALQAGMDQAHLARAAGLAPETVSRAKKRGTMDLASIAALARVAGLQLGLAPVATPRQAMVKQATQPTRSPLADPKWGLAWSNPDLDDMTLIRNALAKGGFMLLLEAVKAHGLEAVLAQWGQVKPGLKPNAQAEVERQLRNIQEGVSHAQA
- a CDS encoding nucleotidyl transferase AbiEii/AbiGii toxin family protein, which produces MLRPDTLRLWNHLQAEPALKGFVLVGGTALSMHLHHRLSEDLDFMYLGKKLPRAQIEALKRRALDAGFDFMANDALAGVEEFINAGLDFNDYQQDYMVNGTVKVSFVAPEPENARQLEPMEAPGPRVARLSEIFRLKCIVSADRSKTRDWFDLYLLLKQQRFEPIEFMRAFERAGAPAKYDIAMMRLCSGKPGVNDEGYQTLLENPPTLQEMQRFFIELRDRIEQDVARQAMATARDLQ
- a CDS encoding DUF1330 domain-containing protein, yielding MPKAYWMATYRSISDPAALAAYAALAGPAIQAAGGRFLARGMPAQVYEAAVNQRAVLIEFDSVAQATGAHDSAAYQEALKALGQGAERDIRIIEAVA
- a CDS encoding NAD(P)H-dependent oxidoreductase, translating into MNLFSKLQQRAAEGKPLRVGMIGAGKFGSMYLSQVPRTPGIHLVGIADLSPTRAKAALQNVGWKEEAYSATSLEQAARLGNTAVIDDNMSLIESPFVDIIIDSTGNPAVGIAHVLACCEFRKHIVMVNVEADALAGPLLKRKADEAGIVYSLAYGDQPALICEMVDWARAAGFSVVAAGKGTKYLPSYHESTPDTVWNHYGLTAEDAAKGGMNAQMFNSFLDGTKSAIEMAAVANATGLSAPSGLKFPAVGVDDLARILKPREHGGILDQRGQVEVISSVERDTRPVFRDLRWGVYVTFAADSDYVARCFKEYGLITDPSGQYSSMYKPFHLIGLELGITVASIGLRGESTGAPVCWHGDVVATAKRDLQAGEMLDGEGGYTVFGKLLPAQESLALGGLPLGLAHGVKLLKPVRAGQAVSWNDVAFDAASTAVKFRLEMERTFSRA
- a CDS encoding LysR substrate-binding domain-containing protein, which gives rise to MVAAGLGISVVPREVSDIYVSAGHVRIIPLLNDWAHREFAICYRRQGDLTPAAERLLGFLVDQAASDARST
- a CDS encoding TauD/TfdA dioxygenase family protein — its product is MILVELPPVRQDFDIRPLSDALGAEVLGLDLTEPLSADDFARLHRAHLEHHVLVFRDQRITPAQQVAFSARWGPLQRHVLHQFALPAQPEVLIVSNIVESGQPIGLGDAGVFWHSDLSYKDKPSLGSFLHAQELPAEGGDTLFANQHLAWDELPTELARAVQGRRAEHSYLKVYGELQRRSPWRPDLSPAQVAAVPPVSQPIVRTHPETGRQALFVSEHFTTRVVGLPDDEGEALLQALYAHSTQDRYVYRHRWLPGDMVFWDNRSVLHLAAGCPPDQRRRLYRTTIEGDAPV
- a CDS encoding ABC transporter substrate-binding protein, which translates into the protein MKKRTFVNSLLAVALTASTSFAAHAEGQIRIAQQFGVVYLLLNVAEDQKLIEKHGKAAGVDVKVEFVRLSGGSAVNDALLSGQIDIAGAGVGPLLTIWDRTKDKQNVRGVASLGNFPYYLVTNNPAVKTIADFSDKDRIALPAVGVSVQSRVLQLASAQRWGQDQYNKLDKLQVAVPHPDATAAIIKGGTEISAHFGNPPFQNQALAGNANARIVLNSYDVLGGPSSATVLYATEKFRAENPKTYRAFTSALQEAAEYITKNPEGAADIYLRTGQGSIDRKLLLSIIKDPAVQFKLEPQNTFKLATFMHSIGAIKNKPTSARDYFFDDGHSAAAN
- a CDS encoding ABC transporter ATP-binding protein; the protein is MAPAEGMLRAYLGTPGQELLRAYTAAPVAARATQVGATAPLLDFDHVSLEYATGQQVVRATHRVSLSVHEGERYVLLGPSGCGKSTLLKAAAGFIPPREGSIRLDGQTIEGPGPDRIVVFQEFDQLPPWKTVLANVMFPLLATRRLGKADALERAHAVLKQVGLAEFARSYPHQLSGGMKQRVAIARALAMQPRVLLMDEPFASLDALTRRRMQEELLALWDEVRFTLLFVTHSIEEALVVGSRIGVLTPRPGRLRAEIQAHQFGLASSGGPDFQAATQRIHGLLFGETPR
- a CDS encoding ABC transporter permease, yielding MSFARALPPIRPEAEHTLPELVDTPIERPLPWPQRVWQQAWLRKAVILLALALLWELIARWQDNDLLLPTFAQTALAFVDGIAGGELLLRARASLVLLLQGYLLGILAAFVLTTLAVSTQIGRDLLATLTSMFNPLPAIALLPLALLWFGLGQGSLVFVLVHSVLWPLALATFAGFQAVPETLRMAGRNYGLRGIRYVLLILVPSALPAIISGLKIGWAFAWRTLIAAELVFGVSSGKGGLGWYIFQNRNELYTDKVFAGLVMVILIGLLVETVVFQTLEKLTVRRWGTVR
- a CDS encoding FAD/NAD(P)-binding protein, with the translated sequence MKPVTSASPAPRRITIVGGGFSGVSAAVQLVRHSPVPLAITLIESRDRVGPGLAYATHDPDHRLNGPTWVHAVDPVDGEHFTRWCEARGVFSADPQAVQANGTAFVRRAVLGAYLEDMVHRHASWPATGSTIRTLQDRAVHAWQADGEVTTTTERGQTLPADLLLLATGNAEPRLQAPLNPALAQHPGVIENPLITARLLGIARDARVLIIGSGLTSLDVVSTLQRQGHTGGVTVVSRRGLRPRPQPLASGPVVHPQGRQNLDRLLGPAPAFLTQVKPELRTWIKAVRARIRESVANGEGWNVPFDELRDAVWQLWPTLPAAQQRRFLRSVRTWYDVHRFRSPPQTEAINREALAAGRVVHLAARLRSLAAQAHTHRIDAVLQPTGSSALRTEAFDVVVNCTGLDAAARTAGNPLLKALVEHGTLRPDACGIGYAVDPHCRVINALGDALPRIRLIGPPTLGTFGDPGGAMFIAAQIHRMLPDVFDLLGRLGSTAVEADRAASLSAAQVLSFKSLFMAGQA